In the genome of Anaerolineae bacterium, one region contains:
- a CDS encoding 50S ribosomal protein L9, translated as MKVLLIQDVDNLGYAGDVKNVANGFGRNYLIPQNMAVLATPGALKQAETIRKAAEKHRAQQTADAQAIANQLAGLELVFERRAGETGKLYGSVTSTDIVDTIQAKTEIEVDRRKVALPEPIRTLGEQEVSIKLMIDVSADIKVTVVPEGGILEREGLEEAAEEEAAPPAVETPAEEQTETGEDEAEESE; from the coding sequence ATGAAGGTTTTATTAATTCAAGATGTTGACAACCTGGGTTATGCCGGTGATGTCAAAAATGTAGCCAACGGCTTTGGGCGTAATTATTTGATTCCCCAAAATATGGCCGTGTTGGCCACGCCCGGCGCCTTAAAGCAGGCCGAAACTATTCGCAAAGCCGCCGAGAAGCACCGGGCGCAACAAACCGCCGATGCGCAGGCCATAGCCAATCAACTGGCCGGTTTGGAGCTTGTGTTTGAGCGGCGGGCCGGTGAAACCGGGAAATTGTACGGCTCGGTCACCTCAACCGATATTGTGGACACCATTCAAGCCAAAACCGAAATTGAGGTTGACCGGCGCAAAGTGGCCCTGCCTGAGCCAATCCGCACCCTCGGCGAGCAAGAAGTGTCGATCAAACTGATGATTGACGTAAGCGCCGACATTAAAGTAACGGTTGTGCCCGAAGGCGGTATTTTGGAACGCGAGGGGCTGGAGGAAGCGGCAGAAGAAGAGGCTGCTCCCCCGGCTGTGGAAACACCCGCCGAGGAGCAAACTGAAACCGGCGAAGATGAAGCCGAAGAGTCTGAATAG
- a CDS encoding dipeptidase produces MREALTYAQTHQTETLNDLQALLRIPSISTLPENEADMQRAAHWLADKLAGIRLENVNIMPTAGHPVVYADWLQAGPAAPTLLIYGHYDVQPVDPLDEWLTPPFEPTIKSDDIFCRGATDDKGQLYVHLAAVEAYLQSTGRLPLNIKFMLEGEEEIGSLSLNDFVPQHRDLLKADAALISDTPMLDPQTPLIVAGVRGLVYMEIFMRGSRQDLHSGGYGGVVQNPLNVMAQILGSLHDDRGRVTIPGFYDAVQELSPAEREALNNGAVTEQTILAETGAPALWGEAGYTVAERKGVRPTLDIHGIKGGFIGAGQKTVIPAMAAAKVSMRLAPDQDSAEITRLFKEHILKITPKTMEVSVETLAQADSAVVDISAPAIQAAAQAYEQGFGRRPVYVREGGTLPVVSMVHKTLNAPVVMMGFGLPDDNLHAPNEKFHLPNFYRGIETAIRYYDIFSRV; encoded by the coding sequence ATGCGTGAAGCCCTAACTTATGCCCAAACCCACCAAACCGAAACCCTGAACGATTTGCAGGCCCTGCTTCGCATCCCCAGCATTAGCACCCTGCCCGAAAATGAAGCGGACATGCAGCGGGCCGCTCACTGGCTGGCCGATAAGTTGGCCGGTATCAGGTTGGAAAACGTTAATATTATGCCCACCGCCGGGCATCCGGTGGTTTACGCCGATTGGCTCCAGGCCGGCCCGGCTGCGCCCACCCTGTTGATTTACGGCCATTATGACGTGCAGCCGGTTGACCCGCTGGATGAGTGGTTGACCCCGCCGTTTGAGCCAACCATCAAAAGCGACGACATCTTTTGCCGGGGGGCCACCGACGACAAAGGCCAGTTGTATGTCCACCTGGCGGCGGTTGAGGCGTATCTCCAATCAACCGGCCGTTTGCCCTTGAATATTAAATTCATGCTGGAAGGCGAAGAAGAAATCGGCAGCCTGAGTCTGAACGATTTTGTGCCCCAACACCGGGATTTATTAAAAGCCGATGCCGCCCTGATCTCTGATACGCCCATGCTTGACCCGCAAACACCCCTTATCGTCGCCGGGGTGCGCGGATTGGTTTACATGGAAATTTTTATGCGCGGTTCCCGGCAGGATTTGCACTCCGGCGGGTACGGCGGCGTGGTGCAAAATCCGCTCAACGTGATGGCCCAGATATTAGGCTCCCTGCACGACGACCGGGGCCGGGTGACGATTCCCGGCTTCTATGATGCGGTTCAAGAATTGTCCCCCGCCGAACGCGAGGCGCTTAATAACGGGGCGGTGACCGAGCAGACCATTTTGGCCGAAACCGGCGCGCCGGCCTTGTGGGGCGAGGCCGGTTATACGGTCGCCGAGCGCAAAGGGGTACGCCCCACCCTTGACATTCATGGCATCAAAGGAGGGTTCATTGGCGCCGGTCAAAAAACCGTTATTCCGGCCATGGCTGCGGCCAAAGTGAGCATGCGTTTGGCGCCGGATCAAGACTCTGCGGAAATTACACGCCTGTTTAAGGAACATATTCTCAAGATCACGCCCAAAACAATGGAAGTTTCCGTGGAAACCCTGGCCCAGGCAGATAGCGCCGTGGTAGACATTTCTGCGCCGGCTATTCAAGCTGCGGCCCAGGCTTACGAACAAGGGTTTGGCCGGCGCCCGGTTTATGTGCGCGAGGGAGGCACGTTGCCGGTGGTTAGTATGGTTCATAAAACGCTAAACGCCCCGGTAGTGATGATGGGCTTTGGCCTGCCCGATGACAATCTCCACGCCCCCAATGAGAAGTTTCATTTACCCAATTTCTATCGGGGTATTGAAACGGCTATCCGTTATTACGATATTTTTAGCCGGGTTTAG
- a CDS encoding GAF domain-containing sensor histidine kinase: protein MAASQPSASGIPQTVHPPSLSRQGSADISPELQAVLQKIVDDVVKTLGCVGAMVAPLEPGDCLRVRAYAVDIEFGLLEHLEKTLGVSMLGPQSVAYLGDERFKNNLSVRAVKGANGSPGVLVSDSLYDLFRPVVDRALSDLAQRLTNIRQVAAIPFFLEDEVVGNLFVAARQEFSERDIDFLIAFGRQAAIAIQSQSRLSKIQALEQVSLALQTHITDETQVLQTIVNAVVQILGYAGAMVAPLEANNTLPVRAYAVDIAPDLFERLEKQLGVSMLGPQSVAYLDDERFADNLSVRAVKGVAGPPGIVISDSLYDLFRPVVNKSLADLAQHLTGIKQVIAIPFFLENEAVGNLFVATRKPKFSQTEQEMLRTFGQQAAVGIRNARLYRKAEEQQQIAQMFGKMAFSAAAYIHTLRNHVGVALNYLQLVEMIPSLSEERRARAFQSAPEVIAHLNEAVEVLDNLHKPWRQPEDVLTNVNDCLARALGKVFPEAMFSSDQAAVEDERGIVVHRLLSPDLPPLKTMPDMLTEAFRVLIRNAVEAIERKDGGGEIWVESRLAKGGVMQISIRDNGIGIKPENLAKIFEMGWSTKEGRGMGFGLFWTRDYVEGLGGSVNVESVWQEGATFCIHLPMLAAKQD from the coding sequence ATGGCTGCCTCACAACCATCTGCCAGTGGCATTCCGCAAACAGTCCATCCACCATCTCTAAGCCGCCAGGGGTCTGCTGATATTTCCCCCGAGTTACAAGCCGTTTTACAAAAGATCGTTGATGATGTGGTTAAGACCCTGGGCTGTGTGGGGGCCATGGTTGCGCCTTTAGAGCCGGGTGATTGTTTAAGGGTCCGCGCTTATGCGGTTGATATTGAGTTTGGCCTGTTGGAGCATTTAGAGAAAACCCTGGGCGTAAGTATGCTTGGCCCTCAATCCGTGGCCTACCTGGGTGATGAACGGTTCAAGAATAATCTGAGTGTGCGGGCGGTAAAAGGGGCGAACGGCTCGCCCGGCGTGTTGGTGTCGGATAGTTTATATGACCTGTTTCGACCGGTGGTAGATAGGGCGCTGTCGGACCTGGCCCAACGCCTGACCAATATCCGGCAGGTGGCGGCTATTCCCTTTTTCCTTGAAGACGAAGTGGTGGGTAATTTGTTTGTGGCCGCCCGGCAAGAGTTTTCTGAGCGTGATATTGACTTTCTGATAGCGTTTGGCCGGCAGGCAGCCATTGCCATCCAGAGTCAAAGTCGCTTGTCCAAAATCCAGGCCCTGGAGCAGGTGAGCCTGGCCCTGCAAACGCACATCACCGACGAGACCCAAGTTTTACAGACCATTGTTAACGCCGTAGTTCAGATATTGGGTTATGCCGGAGCAATGGTGGCGCCCCTGGAGGCCAATAATACGCTGCCGGTGCGGGCTTATGCGGTTGATATTGCGCCTGACCTCTTTGAACGGTTGGAAAAACAGTTGGGGGTGAGCATGCTTGGCCCTCAATCTGTGGCCTACCTTGATGACGAACGTTTTGCAGATAATCTGAGCGTGCGAGCGGTGAAAGGGGTGGCCGGACCGCCGGGCATTGTTATTTCTGATAGCCTGTATGATCTCTTTCGACCGGTGGTCAACAAATCGTTGGCCGACCTGGCCCAACATTTAACCGGCATCAAACAAGTAATTGCCATTCCCTTTTTCCTTGAAAATGAGGCAGTGGGCAATTTATTTGTGGCCACGCGCAAGCCCAAATTCTCCCAAACCGAACAGGAGATGTTGCGCACCTTTGGACAGCAGGCGGCGGTGGGCATTCGTAATGCCCGGCTCTATCGTAAGGCCGAGGAACAACAGCAGATTGCCCAAATGTTTGGCAAAATGGCCTTCAGCGCCGCAGCCTATATTCACACGCTGCGCAATCACGTGGGGGTGGCCCTGAATTATTTGCAATTAGTGGAAATGATCCCCAGTTTGTCTGAAGAGCGACGAGCGCGGGCGTTTCAGTCGGCCCCTGAAGTGATTGCTCATTTAAATGAAGCGGTTGAGGTTTTGGATAACCTGCACAAGCCCTGGCGCCAGCCTGAGGATGTGCTCACAAATGTTAATGACTGTTTGGCCCGCGCCCTGGGTAAAGTGTTCCCAGAAGCCATGTTCAGCTCAGACCAGGCGGCAGTGGAAGATGAACGGGGTATCGTGGTGCATCGTTTGTTATCGCCAGATTTACCCCCTCTCAAAACAATGCCCGATATGTTGACCGAAGCCTTTAGAGTGTTGATCAGAAACGCCGTCGAGGCCATTGAGAGAAAAGACGGCGGCGGCGAGATTTGGGTTGAGAGTCGTTTGGCCAAAGGCGGCGTGATGCAAATATCAATTCGAGATAACGGCATTGGCATCAAGCCCGAAAACCTGGCCAAGATTTTTGAAATGGGCTGGTCAACCAAAGAGGGCCGGGGTATGGGCTTTGGCCTCTTCTGGACCAGGGATTATGTGGAAGGCTTGGGCGGCAGCGTTAACGTGGAAAGTGTTTGGCAAGAAGGCGCCACTTTCTGCATTCATCTCCCTATGTTGGCGGCCAAACAAGATTAA